CTGAGCGTGGGCTTTGTGGATCGTTGTCGCCGCATGCTGAACGAATTTCCGTCGCGGCAGCAGCACAACGGGTACTTCCGGTCGCAGGAAGGCGAGTGGGATTCCAACGGGCAGGTGCTGTGGATTTTGAACCGCTTTCGCAAGCTGACTCATTCGCCGTTGACGAGCGAACTGTATGGCACGCTGGATAAAGCGGTTGCCTGGATCGATCGTAAGCGAGTCCCAGCAGATGCGAAAAAACGGCATGCCGGTCTGCTTCCGGCTGGGTTTAGCGCGGAACACTTGGGGCCGAATGACTTCTACTACTGGGACGACTTCTGGGCAGAAGCCGGCTTGCGAGCGGCCAGTGAGATCTACCGCGATGCTGGCGACGATGCAAAAGCGACAAAGGCCTCAGCGACCGCCGATGAAATTCGCGATTCCATTGAACGCAGCTTGCAGGACCTGCCAACTTCGCGAACGCAGGGCGGTATTCCGGCTTCGCCTTATCGCCGCATGGATGCGGGAGCCATTGGTTCGCTGGTTGCTGATTATCCTCTGCAACTTACGCCCCCCAACGATCCTCGCATTCAAGCGACCATCGAGGCATTGCTGCAGAAGCACTTCCACCGTGGCGGCTTTATGCAGGACATGATCCATTCCGGCATCAATGCCTACCTGACTCTGGATATTGCTCAAACGTTGCTACGAAACGGCGACGAACGGTGGCGCGATCTGGTCGACGCCGTGGCAGACCTCGCATCGCCGACTGGTCAGTGGCCGGAAGCCATCCACCCTCGCACACTGGGCGGATGCATGGGCGATGGCCAGCACGGTTGGGCCGCAGGTGAATGGGTCATGATGATTCGCAACTGTTTTGTGCGCGAAGAACCAGACCGGCTCGTGATTGGTTCGGGCCTGTACCGCGAGTGGTTCGATCAGGACACAGATCTCGCCTTTGGTCCGACTTTGACCGCGTGGGGCAGGGTGAGCGTTCGAATTGTTCAGCCGGCCTCGAACCCTCGGCTTGTCATCGACGGACATTGGCACCGTGAGAAGCCACCCATCGACGTCCGCATTCCAGGATTCGAAGCGTTGCAGAACGTCAACGATGGCACGTCGATTGCATTGAAGCGACAGTCGGCGGACGAGTTCCGAGTTGACGAAAGACCTCACGTGCCAAGCCACAAAGACAGATAGCGAAGTTCGACGGCCATGCTTCAGGAAACAAACCTTCACACGGAAACAGAACGATGAACGTCACCATGTTTACGAACACGTACCGCCCTCATGTCGGCGGCGTGGCCAATAGCGTATTCACCTACGAGACGGAATTTCGTGATCGGGGCTTCGACGTCAGCGTAGTGGCACCGGAATTCGAAGGGGCGGAAGAATCCACCGATCACGTGCTGCGTGTGCCGGCGATTCAGAACTTCAATGGCAGCGACTTTTCGCTGCGACTACCGCAGCCATGGGTCGTTTCTGAATTCATTGACCAGGTTCAACCTAACCTGATTCACAGTCACCATCCGTTTCTGCTTGGCGACACTGCATTGCGAACGGCCTACGAACGAGGCCTGCCGCTGGTGTTCACTCATCACACGATGTACGAACAGTACACACACTATGTGCCGCTGGATTCCGAAGCGATGCAGCGAGTGGCCATCCAAATGGCGACAGAATACTGCAACTTGTGCAACCACGTGATCGCGCCCAGCGAGAGCATCGAGGCTCTGCTTCGCAAACGGGGTGTCACCGTGCCGATCACCACCATTCCAACGGGCATCGATCTGGATTTTTTCGGCAGTGGAGACCGCCAGGCGTTTCGAACGCGGCACGGCATCGACCACGATGCGATCGTCGTCGGGCACGTGGGCCGCCTTGCTGAGGAAAAGAATCTCGCGTTTCTGGCCGAAGGCGTCGGGCAGTTTCTGTCGCAGAAGTACGACGCTGTGTTTGTTGTCGTAGGCGACGGCAACGACAGGCAGCGGATGGAGGAGGCGCTAACAACCCATGTGGGTTCGGACCAATTGGTGTTCACTGGTCGCCAGACCGGACAGGATCTCGCCGACGCCTACGCTTCGATGGATGTGTTTGCCTTCGCGTCGCAATCCGAAACTCAGGGCATGGTGATTGCCGAAGCATTGGCCGCTGGCAATCCCATCGTGGCTTTGGACGGCCCCGGAATCCGGGAAGTTGTCGAAGAACGTAACGGGCGACTGCTGGAGCACGACGCCACCGAAGCAACGTTCGCCGAGGCACTGATGGAACTCACGGCAGAGACGCATCGTCTGAGTCGCATTCGGGAAGTTGCGAGAGAAACAGCGAAACC
This DNA window, taken from Fuerstiella marisgermanici, encodes the following:
- a CDS encoding glycosyltransferase, translating into MNVTMFTNTYRPHVGGVANSVFTYETEFRDRGFDVSVVAPEFEGAEESTDHVLRVPAIQNFNGSDFSLRLPQPWVVSEFIDQVQPNLIHSHHPFLLGDTALRTAYERGLPLVFTHHTMYEQYTHYVPLDSEAMQRVAIQMATEYCNLCNHVIAPSESIEALLRKRGVTVPITTIPTGIDLDFFGSGDRQAFRTRHGIDHDAIVVGHVGRLAEEKNLAFLAEGVGQFLSQKYDAVFVVVGDGNDRQRMEEALTTHVGSDQLVFTGRQTGQDLADAYASMDVFAFASQSETQGMVIAEALAAGNPIVALDGPGIREVVEERNGRLLEHDATEATFAEALMELTAETHRLSRIREVARETAKPYGLKCCADRLAKLYADLVAEFEASHDHEFTAWDQMQGRLEAEWKLLVEKASALSAAVTDTDATRAVMT